A part of Pantoea vagans genomic DNA contains:
- the msrB gene encoding peptide-methionine (R)-S-oxide reductase MsrB: MAKDTAPEAKIAQLTEMQRYVTQHRGTEPPYSGALLHNKQEGIYHCLVCEAPLFLSETKYDSGCGWPSFYQPVNDDAIRYIEDNSHGMQRVEIRCGSCDAHLGHVFPDGPQPTGERYCVNSASLNFTDEQGEQTKG, from the coding sequence ATGGCTAAAGACACCGCACCCGAAGCAAAAATTGCGCAGCTGACTGAAATGCAGCGCTACGTCACTCAGCATCGCGGAACGGAACCGCCTTACAGCGGCGCGTTGCTCCACAACAAGCAGGAAGGGATCTACCACTGTCTGGTTTGTGAGGCGCCACTTTTCCTCTCAGAGACTAAATATGATTCAGGCTGTGGCTGGCCCAGTTTTTACCAGCCGGTGAATGATGATGCGATTCGCTATATCGAAGACAACTCTCATGGCATGCAGCGTGTTGAGATCCGCTGCGGGAGTTGCGATGCGCATCTGGGGCATGTCTTCCCCGATGGTCCGCAACCGACTGGTGAACGCTACTGTGTTAACTCCGCCTCGCTGAATTTCACCGACGAGCAGGGCGAACAGACCAAAGGGTAA
- a CDS encoding YeaC family protein, which yields MKEQLEAMLASMTPEVYERLATAVEIGKWPDGVALTQEQRDNCLQLVMLWQARHNDAPQHMTIAKGGEMVMKSKKELKEAFGIDPDVTRIHLH from the coding sequence ATGAAGGAACAACTTGAAGCAATGCTTGCGTCGATGACACCTGAAGTCTACGAACGACTGGCAACAGCAGTTGAGATTGGAAAATGGCCGGATGGCGTGGCACTGACGCAGGAGCAGCGCGACAACTGCCTGCAACTGGTTATGTTGTGGCAGGCAAGACACAACGATGCGCCGCAACATATGACCATCGCTAAGGGCGGCGAGATGGTGATGAAGTCGAAGAAAGAGCTGAAAGAAGCGTTCGGCATCGACCCGGATGTCACCCGCATTCATCTGCACTAA
- the pncA gene encoding bifunctional nicotinamidase/pyrazinamidase, which yields MKRALIIIDIQNDFCPGGPMAVHEGDHTVEVANRYARLFRENGECVLALQDWHPADHGSFASVSGEPVYTLGELNGLAQIWWPDHGIQGSEGADFHPGLDRSLFDATFHKGEDQDVDSYSAFFDNGHRRKTELDSWLRERGITHLVMLGLATDYCVKYSVLDALELGYHVEVVKEGCRGVNLNPEDSEIAFAQMTAQGAILI from the coding sequence ATGAAGCGGGCACTCATCATTATTGATATTCAGAACGATTTTTGCCCCGGCGGCCCGATGGCAGTCCATGAGGGCGACCACACGGTCGAGGTGGCCAATCGCTATGCGCGGCTGTTCCGTGAAAACGGTGAATGCGTACTGGCCCTGCAGGACTGGCACCCGGCCGATCACGGCAGCTTTGCCTCGGTTTCCGGTGAGCCGGTCTACACGCTGGGCGAGTTAAATGGTCTGGCGCAAATCTGGTGGCCCGATCACGGCATTCAGGGCTCAGAAGGTGCCGACTTCCATCCTGGTCTGGATCGTTCACTGTTCGATGCGACGTTCCATAAAGGTGAAGATCAGGATGTCGACAGCTACAGCGCCTTTTTTGATAATGGCCACCGTCGTAAAACCGAGCTGGACAGCTGGCTGCGTGAGCGTGGCATCACCCATCTGGTGATGCTGGGGCTGGCGACAGATTACTGCGTGAAATATAGCGTGCTGGATGCGCTGGAATTGGGGTATCACGTCGAGGTAGTCAAAGAAGGCTGCCGTGGCGTCAATCTGAATCCTGAGGACAGTGAAATCGCCTTTGCTCAGATGACGGCTCAGGGCGCGATTCTGATTTAA
- the ansA gene encoding asparaginase — MQKKNIYVAYTGGTIGMQRSAQGYIPVSGHLQQQLANMPEFHRPEMPDFTIHEYQPLIDSSDMTPEDWQFIANDIRKNYDRYDGFVILHGTDTMAFTASALSFMLENLAKPVIVTGSQIPLAELRSDGQQNLLNSLYVAANYPISEVSLFFNNTLYRGNRTTKAHADGFNAFASPNLSALLEAGIHIRRLNTPPAPSGQGELKVHTITPQPIGVVTIYPGISADVVRNFLRQPVKALILRSYGVGNAPQNKEFLTELQQASERGIVVVNLTQCISGKVNMGGYATGNALEEAGVISGFDLTVEAALTKLHFLLSQELSADQIRARMQQNLRGELTED; from the coding sequence ATGCAAAAGAAAAACATCTACGTAGCCTACACGGGCGGGACAATCGGTATGCAGCGCTCTGCGCAGGGCTATATTCCGGTCTCAGGGCACCTGCAGCAGCAGCTGGCGAATATGCCCGAGTTCCACCGCCCCGAGATGCCTGATTTCACCATTCATGAATATCAGCCGCTGATCGACTCATCTGACATGACTCCGGAAGACTGGCAGTTTATCGCCAACGATATCCGAAAAAATTACGATCGCTATGATGGCTTTGTGATTCTGCATGGCACTGACACCATGGCGTTTACCGCTTCCGCGCTCTCGTTCATGCTGGAAAATCTGGCCAAGCCGGTGATCGTGACCGGGTCGCAGATCCCCCTGGCGGAGCTGCGCTCAGATGGTCAGCAGAATCTGTTAAATTCGCTCTACGTGGCGGCTAACTACCCGATTAGCGAAGTGTCTCTGTTTTTCAATAACACGCTTTATCGCGGTAACCGTACGACCAAGGCCCATGCCGATGGCTTCAACGCCTTTGCGTCGCCTAACCTCTCTGCACTACTGGAAGCGGGCATTCATATTCGCCGCCTCAATACGCCACCTGCCCCATCCGGTCAGGGCGAACTGAAAGTTCACACCATTACGCCTCAGCCTATTGGCGTGGTGACCATCTATCCTGGAATTTCCGCCGACGTGGTGCGTAACTTCCTGCGTCAGCCGGTGAAGGCGCTGATCCTGCGTTCTTATGGCGTGGGCAACGCCCCGCAGAACAAGGAATTTCTGACCGAACTTCAGCAGGCCAGCGAACGTGGTATCGTGGTAGTTAACCTGACCCAGTGTATTTCAGGCAAGGTGAATATGGGCGGATACGCCACCGGCAATGCGCTGGAAGAAGCTGGCGTGATTAGCGGATTTGACCTGACGGTAGAAGCCGCGCTGACCAAGCTACACTTTTTACTCAGCCAGGAACTCTCTGCCGATCAAATCCGTGCCAGAATGCAGCAGAATTTGCGCGGCGAACTGACTGAAGACTGA